One window of Cohnella hashimotonis genomic DNA carries:
- a CDS encoding carbohydrate ABC transporter permease yields MAKWSLGKREHASWALFIAPAFLIYTIIFLGPVVTSFYYSMTNWNGLSKTMDFVGLRNFAHLASDAAFLKALRNTFLFTVLVVLLQNGLAIPLALALDAKLKTKALLRAVFFSPAILSPLVVGYTWLYIYQPQSGLLNSLLRAVGLGDWEQPWLGDPRFALYAIVLIVLWQYVGYSMVIFVANLQSIPGDYYEAADIDGAGGWRKFRSITFPLMAPSLTINIVLASIGSLKAFDIIYVTTKGGPFQATETITTLLFSTAFSRNQFGYGTSIGVVMFFLVLIVSVLQIFLLRKREVTA; encoded by the coding sequence GTGGCAAAATGGTCGCTCGGCAAAAGAGAGCACGCAAGCTGGGCCTTGTTTATCGCACCGGCGTTTCTGATCTATACGATTATCTTTTTGGGGCCCGTCGTCACCAGCTTTTATTACAGCATGACGAACTGGAACGGGCTCTCCAAGACGATGGACTTCGTCGGCCTGCGCAACTTCGCGCATCTGGCGTCGGACGCGGCCTTCCTCAAGGCGCTCCGCAATACGTTCCTGTTCACGGTACTCGTCGTCCTGCTCCAGAACGGACTGGCGATCCCCCTCGCGCTGGCGCTTGACGCCAAGCTGAAGACCAAAGCGCTGCTGCGCGCGGTGTTCTTCTCGCCCGCCATTCTTAGTCCGCTGGTCGTCGGCTATACGTGGCTCTATATCTACCAGCCGCAGAGCGGCCTGCTCAACAGTCTGCTTCGGGCCGTCGGTCTGGGAGACTGGGAGCAGCCCTGGCTCGGCGATCCCCGGTTCGCCCTGTACGCCATCGTGCTGATCGTGCTGTGGCAATATGTCGGGTACTCGATGGTCATTTTCGTGGCCAATCTCCAATCGATTCCGGGCGATTACTACGAGGCCGCAGATATTGACGGGGCCGGCGGCTGGCGTAAGTTCAGATCGATTACCTTCCCGCTCATGGCGCCGTCGCTCACGATCAATATCGTGCTGGCCAGCATCGGCTCCCTGAAGGCTTTCGATATCATTTACGTAACGACGAAGGGCGGACCTTTTCAGGCGACGGAGACGATCACGACGCTGCTGTTCAGTACGGCCTTCTCCCGCAACCAGTTCGGCTACGGCACCTCGATCGGCGTCGTTATGTTTTTCCTCGTCCTGATCGTCTCCGTCCTGCAGATCTTCCTGCTTCGCAAAAGAGAGGTGACCGCCTGA